gtgtctacacagtATATGtggagccagaggacaacttttaggtgaattctttttctccttctactatgtggatcCCTGAGGCTTGGACTCAGCAGGCTTAGGTTAAGACTCTTTAcgttttgagccatctctctggcccctgctatttttctttctttttttctaaaagctGCTAAGGACTAGAGGAAAAACAGAGCCAGTTAAACAAAGAGGTACATGATTTCAGGGAAGGGCTATCTGCATACATTAAGACAATTTTGTATTATTGTATTAAGTATTAAGACAATGTttgtattattgtgtgtgtttgttaagTACACATGTcacagtgtacatgtggaggaCAAGGTATAACTACAGTGGGTcctctacacacactcacatacacccccagacacacactcacactcacacacccacacacacagtcatttttAACACCTTTACCTAGTTTTGGTGTTGTACTGAGGTTGTCAGATTTAGTTCAgtaaacacctttacccactgaaacaTTTTGCTGCTCATGCATTCAAATTTTTATGTTGTATTCAATGAAGTACAAGGGTGAATTTTTTGTGTCCAGAACCAGCTAGGACTGAGCAGTGGAAACTGAGCATGTGAACACTATGGGTAAATCCTAACTCAGCAAATCTTATGCAGGCTTGcttttaaaagcatatattttgtttccctgattcatttttattttatgtctttgggTGTTATACCTGAGTGTATATATGCCAAATGATGTCATGTCTGCAGAATCCAGAGGAGGGAAATAAAGCAACTGGAAACAAGCTATACATTAGTGCTGGTCACCCTGCggggtctgggaattgaacttgggtcctctgtatgATTAGCCAGGCTTTGGAATTGTTAAAACATCTTTCCAGCCTTTTTTGCAGTTTTTTGATATGGCAATGTCTATAGTATGATTTGTTGGATTCAAACCCTTAGGTTCGTACATTTCTGCTTCTTGTCTTTATACCTGGGCTAAAATCCATGGGAGGAACCAACGAGTCGAGCATCTCAGAGTTCCTCCTCCTGGGACTCTCCAgtcagccccagcagcagcagcagctcctcttcctgctcttcctcatcATGTACCTGGCCACTGTCCTGGGAAACCTGCTCATCATCCTGGCCATCAGCACAGACTCCCAcctgcacacccccatgtacttcttcctcagcaacCTGTCCTTTGTGGATGTCTGCTTCTCCTCCACCACTGTCCCCAAGGTACTGGCCATTCACATAATCAGAAATCAAGCCATTTCCTTCTCTGGGTGTCTCACACAgttgtattttctctgtgtgttcatagACATGGACAATTTCCTGCTGGCTGTGATGGCCTATGACAGGTATGTGGCCATAAGCCATCCTTTACACTACACAACAAAGATGACCCATCAGCTCTGTGTCCTGATGCTGGTTGGATCATGGGTCACTGCCAGCCTGAATGCTCTGTTGCACACTCTGCTCATGGCTCGACTCTCCTTCTGCGGGGACAACATCAtcccccacttcttctgtgatgtgACTCCCCTGCTGAAACTCTCCTGCTCAGACACACATCTCAATGAGCTGATGATTCTTACTGTTGCAGGGCTGATAATGTTAGCCCCATTTGTTTGTATCCTTGTGTCTTATATCCTTATTGTTTATGCTGTTGTGAGAGTTTCATCCACAGGAGGAAGATGgaaagccttctccacctgtggcTCCCACCTGGCTGTGGTCTGCCTCTTCTATGGCACCATCATATCCCTGTATTTCAACCCCTCATCCTCTCACTCAGCTGGGAAGGACATGGCAGCTGCCATGATGTACACGGTGGTGACATCCATGCTGAACcctttcatctacagcctgaggaacagggACATGAAAGGGGCTTTAAGGAGAGTGCTCACCATGAGATTTCCATCTAAGCAGTAATGTTGAAAGTGTTGCACATCACAGAGGGAGCTATTGTCTAAGAGTTCTTCACTATTTATACATCATTTGAAACTTAGCATTTGTCATTTGTAAGAAAAACATACTATCATCAGATACAGAATGCTGTATACAAATCCTTaaggtagaagaatgaaaaaacaatttaataaatgtCATTTGGATTGTCTTATTAATGCACCATAAGCACCCCTGCCCAGatttagagaagagaaaggagtctcaatGGAACAACACTGGAAAGCAAGTAATGGTAAGCGCAAAATTGGGTCGGGTGTTGTTGGAATAAGGAATTGACTCCTGCTCCAGATGAGATGTGGTTTCCAAATTGGCTCAATGGCTGTCCTCATGTTGTTCACTACAAGACTGCACTCTGGGCAAGCAGCAGCATCCACAGCCTATGCCATAGCCAGGGCAATGGGCGTGCTGCTATTTTGTTAGCATCAGCAGATCCTCTGCTCTTGTGCTCGGTTGTGCTTACAACATCTTGTGCTGTCACTGTATCAGACACCTATCTGCTTCTCACATTCTTTGCAATGCTCTGTGTCCCTAGGCACAGAGCCAGCACCCAACTGGGTGTGTCTGGGACACCTCTGGGACACCACAGAGATTTGTTCTTTCTCACCACAGAGACTTCAACCTGAGTCCTTTTCACAGAAGATCAGACTTGGTGGGTTGAGAAGGAAGAAATTGGAGGCCTCAGAAACTCTACTTTTGCAGTTCATTTGGACTTATTATGTTATTGTTAATATCTGGGCATTACATAGCAGTTAATATTAAGCAGGAAATAtgtcaatttaataaaaatgaactgTGCCTTCTACAGTTCTAGTGTGTCAGTCCCcctgtcctctttctctgcctctgtgagtgTTTGCTGGTGTTCTCATGTAGATTCTATTTGGTGGATGTTGACGTTGTTTTGTATGAGCCAGTCTCCCCATGCaggcctggctttcctggaactttcaCTTGGTAAAAATTTTGTGAGCattcaattttaatttcatagtaaaattttaaagttagtgtctgtttcttggttttgctgatctagtttgtttttatttctaagatttttatttttaactgtaatgaaaattttcattcattttatttttatcttttcattttttgtttctttctccctccctttcttcattttgtcatttgttttttccttccttcctcccttcctaccttccttcctaccttcctaccttccttccttcctttctaccttccttcctgctgttctgtctttctttcacATCTACCAAGTTTAACATGTGCTGCCACTGTGATGTGTGGCCTTCACTGAACTGTGATCGAGTTAAAGAGGcaacactcttaaagaaaactgacactTCCTAGTGTCTAACACTTGCCAACAGCTCTCTAGCTAGGGTCTAGTGGTGAGGCTTCATTCCCACTTCCTCTGCTACTTGTGTGTAGCTTCTGCTTACACATGTCTCATATACATTGTCACTCCACTGTGAGCCTATGTGTGCAGCTGGCCTGGGAGACACCTACCACTGCTAGTTCTTACACTCTTTATGGTTAAAGTTGGTAGAACTTCTGAGATGTATCATTTATTGTTTTCAATGAAATTTGAGACACCTTCtgccattatttctttttttcccccatctttattaacttgagtatttcttatttacatttcaattgttattaccatTCCCGgtttctggccaacatccccttcccctccctcccttctttatgtgttctgctcccccatcctcccccattacagccctcccccaacactcatgttcactgggggttcagtattagcaggacccagggcttccccttccactggtgctcttactaggctattcatagctacctatgaggttggagtccagggtcagtccatgtatagtctttaggtagtggcttagtccctggaagctctggttggttggcattgttgtacatatggggtctcgagcccctttaagctcttccagttctttctctgattccttcaacgggggtcccgttctcagttcagtagtttgctgctggcatttgcctatgtatttgctgtattctggctgtgtctctcaggagagatctacatccagttcctgtcggcctgcacttctttgtttcatccatcttatctaattgggtggctttatatgtatTGGTCACAtatggggtaggctctgaatgggtgttccttctgcctctgttctaaactttgcctccctattccctgccaagggtattcttgttccccttttaaagaaggagtgaagcattcatgttttggtcatccttcttgagtttcatgtgttctgtgcatctagggtaattcaagcatttgggctaatggccacttatcagtgagtgcataccatgtgtgtttttctgtattggaTTACCACACTaaggatgataatttccagttccctccatttgcctatgaatttcacaaagtcattgtttctgatagctgagtaatattccattgtgtagatgtaccacattttctgtatccattcctctgttgaagggcatctgggttctttccagcttctggctattataaatatgactgctatgaacatagtggagcatgtgtctttgttatatgttgggacatcttttgggtatatgcccaagagaggtatagctggatcctcaggtagttcaatgtccaattttctgagcaacctccagactgatttccagaatggttgtaccagtctgcaatcccaccaacaatggaggagtgttcctctttctccgcatcctcgccagcatctgctgtcacctgagtttttgatcttagccattctcactggtgtgaggtgaaatatcagggttgttttgatttgcattgcccttatgactaaagatgttgaacatttctttaggtgtttctcagccattcgacattcctcagctgtgaattctttgtttagctctgaaccccattttttaatagggttatttgtctccctgaagtctaacttcatgagttctttgtatattgtggatATAGGcactctgtcagttgtaggattggtaaagatcttttcccaatctgttggttgccgttttgtcctaacaacagtgtcctttgccttacagaagctttgcagttttatgagatcccatttgtcaattcatgatcttagagcataagccattggtgttttgttcaggaaattttctccagtgcccatgtgttcgagatgcttccccactttttcttctattagtttgaatgtatctggtttgatgtggaggtccttgatccacttggacttaagttttgtacagggtgataagcatggatcgatctgcattcttctacatgctgacctccagttgaatcagcaccatttgctgaaaatgctatcttttttccattggatggttttggctcctttgtcaaaaatcaagtgaccatagctgtgtgggttcatttctggtttttcagttctattccactgctctatccatctgtctctgtaccaataccatgcagtttttatcactattgctttgtaatactgcttgagttcagggatagtgattcccccagaagtccttttattgttgaggatagttttagctaccctgttatcccagatgaatttgaaaattgttctgtctaactgtgaagaattgtattggtattttgctggggattgcattgaatctgtagattgcttttggtaaaatggccatttttactatattaatcctcccaatccatgagcatgagaggtctttctatcttctgaggtcttcttcaatttctttcttcagaggcttgaagttcttatcatatggctcttttacttgcttggttaaagtcacactgaggtattttatattatttgggactattatgaaggttgtcatttccctaatttctttctcatcttgtttcttttttgtttagaggaaggctactgatttatttgagttaattttatacccagccactttgctgaaggtgattatcaggtttagtagttctctgatggaacttttgggatcacttaaatatactatcatatcatctgcaaatagtgatattctgacttcttttccaatctctatccctttgatctccttttgttgtctgattgctctggctagaacttcaagaactatattgagtaagtagggagagagtgggcagccttgtctagtccctgattttagtgggattgcttcaagtttctctccatttagtttaatgttagcaattggtttgctgtatatggcttttactatgtttaggtatgggccttgaattcctattctttccaggacttttatcatgaaggggtgttgaattttgtcaaatgctttcccagcatctaatgaaatgatcatgtggttttgttctttcagtttgtttatataatggatcacgttgat
The genomic region above belongs to Rattus rattus isolate New Zealand chromosome 9, Rrattus_CSIRO_v1, whole genome shotgun sequence and contains:
- the LOC116909432 gene encoding olfactory receptor 1361-like, with protein sequence MGGTNESSISEFLLLGLSSQPQQQQQLLFLLFLIMYLATVLGNLLIILAISTDSHLHTPMYFFLSNLSFVDVCFSSTTVPKVLAIHIIRNQAISFSGCLTQLYFLCVFIDMDNFLLAVMAYDRYVAISHPLHYTTKMTHQLCVLMLVGSWVTASLNALLHTLLMARLSFCGDNIIPHFFCDVTPLLKLSCSDTHLNELMILTVAGLIMLAPFVCILVSYILIVYAVVRVSSTGGRWKAFSTCGSHLAVVCLFYGTIISLYFNPSSSHSAGKDMAAAMMYTVVTSMLNPFIYSLRNRDMKGALRRVLTMRFPSKQ